GGGGACGCCCTGTTCCTTGGCGGTGGCCGCCCGCCAGGCGCGCAGCCGTTCGAAGAGCGACCCGGCGGCCGGGTCCAGTTCGGCGACCACCGTGGCCGCGCCGCGGGGCTTGGCCGAGCGGCTCGACGGCGCCTTCTCCGGCTCGCGCCGGAGGGTCACCGTGCGGCGGCGACCCAGCACCTCGGCGCTCGCCTCGGTGAGCGCCAGGGTGCCGTAGTCGCCCTCGACCGCGAGCAGCCCCTCCGCCAGCAACTGCCGGACCACGCCCCGCCACTCCGCCTCGCGCAGGTCGGTGCCGATGCCGAAGGTGGAGAGCTGGTCGTGGCCGTACTGAGTGATCTTGTCGGTCTGCTTGCCGAGCAGGATGTCCACGCAGTGGCCCGCGCCGAAGCGCTGGTTGCGCTCGCGGTCGAGGCGGAAGACGGTGGAGAGGAGCTTCTGCGCGGCGACGGTGCCGTCCCAGGACTCCGGCGGGCTCAGGCAGGTGTCGCAGTTGCCGCAGGCCGTCGTGGTCGTCTCGCCGAAGTATTCGAGCAGCTGCACCCGCCGGCAGCGGACCGTCTCGCAGAGGGCCAGCATCGCGTCCAGGTGGGCGGCCAGGTTGCGCCGGTGGGCCAGGTCGCCCTCCGACGTCTCGATCATCTTGCGCTGCTGCACCACGTCCTGGAGCCCGTACGCCAGCCAGGCGGTCGACGGCAGGCCGTCCCGGCCGGCGCGGCCGGTCTCCTGGTAGTAGCCCTCGACCGACTTCGGTAGGTCGAGGTGGGCGACGAAGCGCACGTCTGGCTTGTCGATGCCCATCCCGAACGCGATGGTGGCCACCATGACCAGCCCGTCCTCGCGCAGGAAGCGCTGCTGGTTGGCGGCGCGGGTCGCCGCGTCCAGGCCGGCGTGGTAGGGCAGCGCGGCGATGCCGTTCTGCACCAGGAACTCGGCGGTCTTGTCCACCGAGGCGCGGGAGAGGCAGTAGACGATGCCGGCGTCGCCCGGATGCTCGTCGCGCAGCAGGCTCAGCAGCTGCTTGCGCGGCTCCCGCTTGGGCACGATCCGGTATTGAATGTTGGGCCGGTCGAAGCTGGCCACGAAGTGCCGGGCGTCGGTGAGGTTGAGCCGGGTCGCGATCTCCGACCGGGTGGCGCTGGTCGCGGTGGCGGTCAGCGCGATCCGCGGCACCCCCGGCCAGCGTTCGTGCAGCATCGACAGGTTGAGGTAGTCGGGGCGGAAGTCGTGCCCCCACTGCGACACGCAGTGCGCCTCGTCGATCGCGAAGAGCGCGATGCGGCCGCGTTCCAGCAGCTGGAGGGTCGACCGCACGGCCAGCCCCTCTGGGGCCAGGTAGAGCAGGTCCAGCTCGCCGGCGACGTACGCCGCCTCGACCCGCCGGCGCTCGGCCAGGTCCTGCGTCGAGTTGAGGAAGCCGGCGCGGACGCCGACCGCGGTGAGCGCGTCGACCTGGTCCTGCATGAGCGCGATCAGCGGCGACACGACCACCGCGACACCCGGCCGGACCAGGGCGGGGATCTGGTAGCAGAGCGACTTGCCGCCACCGGTCGGCATCAGCACCAGCGCGTCGCCGCCGGCCACCACGTGCTCCACCACCTCGTGCTGGAAGCCGCGGAAGGCGTCGTAGCCGAACACCCGCCGGAGCACCCCGGCGGCGTCCTCGGCCCGCGGGTCGGTGGCGGTGACCAGCTCGGTGGGGGAGACCATTCGCGCAGTCTACGAGCGTCCCCCGACACCCCGTCCCGCCCCGCGCCGCCGTGGCGGTGACCGGCGGGAACCGGACAACCGGTTGTTCCGGTCGTCACCCCGTGGAATCCCGGGCGGGGTCCCAGCCGTTAGAGTCGCTGATTGACCACGCGCGGCCGACCGGCCGCGGCGCCACGGCCAGGGGGTAACGGGTGAGCGAGGCGCGGACGACGGCGGACCTGGTGCCGACGGGGACGGCGGTGCCGGCGGTGGCCGGGCAGCCGGCGGAGGAGACCAGCCTGGTGGTGGTCACCGGCCTCTCCGGCGGCGGCCGCAGCACGGTGGCCCGGGCGCTGGAGAACGTCGGCTACTACGTGGTCGACAACCTGCCCCAGGCGTTGCTGCTGGACATGGCCGAGCTGGCCTCCAAGGCCGGCGGCGCGGCCCGGCGTACGGCGATGGTGCTGGACGTCCGGTCGCGGGCCTTCTCCACCGACCTGGCCGGCGCGATCCGGGAGCTGAAGGAGCGCGGCTTCTCGCCCCGGGTGGTCTTCGTCGACGCCGACGACGAGGTGCTGATCCGCCGCTTCGAGAGCGTGCGCCGCTCGCACCCGTTGCAGGGCGAGGGGCGGCTCGCCGACGGCATCGCCAACGAGCGGGCGCTGCTGGAGGAGGCCCGCGACCAGGCCGACGTGATCATCGACACCAGCCACCTGAACGTCAACCAGCTGCGCCGCCGGGTCGAGGAGCTCTTCGGCGGCGAGGACGCCCGTCAGCTGCGGGTCACCGTGCTCTCCTTCGGCTTCAAGTACGGCCTGCCGCCGGACGCCGACTTCGTGCTCGACGCCCGGTTCCTGCCCAACCCGTACTGGGTGCCGGAGCTGCGGGAGCACACCGGGCGGGAGGAGGCGGTCAGCTCGTACGTGCTCGGGCAGGAGGGCGCGGACGCCTTCGTCTCCGCGTACGCGGACCTGGTCAACGCCACCACCGCCGGCTTCGAGCGGGAGGGCAAGCGCTACCTGACCGTGGCGGTCGGCTGCACCGGCGGCAAGCACCGCAGCGTCGCCATCGCCGAGGAGCTCTCCGGTCGGCTGCGCCAGTCCGGTCTCTCGGCCAACGCGCAGCACCGGGACCTGGGGCGGGAATGACCCGTACGAAGGTCGTCGCCTTCGGTGGCGGGCACGGGCTCTCGGCGTCCCTGCGGGCGCTGCGGCACTGCGTACCCGAACTCGACCTGGACATCACCGCGGTGGTCACCGTCGGCGACGACGGCGGCTCCAGCGGCCGGTTGCGCGCCGAGCGGGGCGGCCTGCCCCCGGGTGACCTGCGGCAGGCCCTGGTCGCGCTGGCCGGTGACCACCCGGCCACCCGGCGCAGCGCCGACCTCTTCCAGCACCGCTACGCCGCCGTCGGCGGCCCCGGCGCGGTCGCGGGGGACGGGCTGGCCGGGCACGCCGTCGGCAACCTGGTGCTGTGCGGCCTGATGGAGCAGCTCGGCGACCCGGTGGCCGCCCTCGACCACGCCGGCGCGATGCTCGGCGCGGTGGGCCGGGTGCTGCCGATGTCCCGGCAGCCCGTCGGGATCGAGGCCCGGGTCCGTGGCGCGGCCCCGGACCGCCCCGACGAGATCCGCACCGTACGCGGCCAGCACCAGGTGGCGGTGACCACCGGGCAGGTCGAGTCACTGCTGCTCACGCCCGCCGCCCCGGCCGCCTGTGCCGAGGCGGTCGCGGCGATCGGCGCGGCGGACTGGTTGATCTTCGGGCCGGGCAGCTGGTACACCAGCGTGCTGCCGCACCTGTTGGTGCCGGGGCTGGCCCACGCGATCGTCGCCAGCCCGGCCCGACGGCTGGTGACCCTCAACCTGGTGGCCGAGAAGGAGACCCGGGGGCTGTCCCTGGCCGACCATCTGGCCACCCTGCGCCGCTATCTGCCCGAGCTGAAGCTGGACATGGTGCTGGCGGACTGCACGGCGGTGGGTGACCCCGAGGCGGTCGAACGTGCGGCAGAATCGCTGGGTGCCCGGCTGGTCCTCGCTCCCGTCGCCGTCCTCGACGGCACACCCCGTCATGATCCGGCTGCCCTGGGCGCCGCGCTGGTGCCTGTCCTGGGCGCCGATCGTTAAGCACGTACGTAATCACCGGCGACACGCCGGTACCGGTCCGTGGAGGGGCGCACTATGGCGATGACGGCTGCGGTCAAGGACGAGCTGAGTCGGGTCGACGTGCCCAAGCCCTGCTGCCGGCGGGCGGAGATGGCCGCCCTGCTGCGCTTCGCCGGTGGGCTGCACATCGTGTCGGGTCGCGTGGTGGTCGAGGCCGAGCTGGACACCGGCGCGGTGGCCCGGCGGCTGCGGCGGGAGATCGCCGAGGTCTACGGCTACCCGAGCGAGATCCACGTGCTCGCCTCCGGCGGGCTGCGCAAGGGCAGCCACTTCATCGTCCGGGTGGTCAAGGACGGCGAGGCGCTGGCCCGCCAGACCGGGCTGCTCGACGTGCGGGGTCGTCCGGTGCGGGGCCTGCCGCCGCACGTGGTCGCCGCGAACGTCTGCTGCGCGGTCTCCGCGTGGCGGGGCGCGTTCATGGCCCACGGCTCGCTGACCGAGCCGGGCCGTTCCAGCGCGCTGGAGATCACCTGCCCCGGCCCGGAGTCGGCCCTCGCGCTGGTCGGCGCGGCCCGCCGGATCGGCATCGTGGCGAAGAACCGCGAGGTCCGCCAGGTCGACCGGGTGGTGGTCAAGGACGGCGACGCGATCGCCGCGCTGCTCACCCGGATCGGCGCCCACTCCAGCGTGCTGGCCTGGGAGGAGCGCCGGGTCCGCCGCGAGGTGCGGGCCACCGCGAACCGGCTGGCCAACTTCGACGACGCCAACCTGCGCCGGTCTGCCCGCGCGGCGGTCGCCGCGGCGGCCCGGGTCACCCGCGCGCTGGAGATCCTCGCCGAGGACGCGCCCAACCACCTGACCTCGGCCGGCCGGCTGCGGCTGGAGCACCGGCAGGCCTCGCTGGAGGAGCTCGGCGCGCTGGCCGACCCGCCGTTGACCAAGGACGCCATCGCCGGCCGGATCCGCCGGCTGCTGGCGCTCGCCGACAAGCGGGCCCGCGACCTGGGCATCCCGGATACGGAAGCGGCCGTCACGCCCGACATGCTCGTGGTCTGATAGGACGGTGGGTCGCCACTCTGCGAGCGGGATCACCACCCGACGCAGCGCGGCGCCGCACGCTCGGATAGGGTCGCTGCGTACGGCAAGGGGGCCGCGCACAGGCACTCCTCGCCGTGCTCACCGCCTCCGGCGGTCAGGTCCTCCAGACCGCGGCGAGGTGGCCGAGATGAACCGTCAACGGCCGGCTCCAACGGTCGGCGAACAATCTCCGCCGGTCGGGGTCTGACGCCGGCGGACCAGAACGCGAGGAGATGGGACCTGTGACCATCCGGGTTGGCATCAACGGCTTCGGCCGGATCGGCCGTAACTTCTTCCGGGCAGTGCTGGCGTCCGGCGCTGACATCGAGGTCGTCGCGGTCAACGACCTGACCGACAACGCGACTCTCGCCCACCTGCTCAAGTACGACAGCATCCTGGGCCGCCTGCCGCACGAGGTGAAGGCCACCGCCGACGAGATCACCGTGGGCGGCAAGACCATCAAGGCGTACGCCGAGAAGGACCCGGCGAAGCTGCCGTGGGGCGAGGTCGGCGCCGACGTCGTCATCGAGTCCACCGGGTTCTTCACCGACGCCACCAAGGCCAAGGCGCACGTCGACGGCGGGGCCAAGAAGGTCATCATCTCCGCCCCGGCGAAGAACGAGGACGTCACGGTCGTCATGGGCGTCAACCACGACCAGTACGACCCGGCCAAGCACACCATCATCTCGAACGCCTCCTGCACCACCAACTGCCTGGCCCCGATGGCGAAGGTCCTGCACGACACCTTCGGCATCACCAAGGGTCTGATGACCACCATCCACGCGTACACCCAGGACCAGAACCTGCAGGACGCGCCGCACAAGGACCTGCGTCGGGCCCGGGCCGCCGCGCTGAACATCGTCCCCACCTCGACCGGTGCCGCGAAGGCGATCGGCCTGGTGCTGCCGGAGCTGAAGGGCAAGCTGGACGGTTACGCGCTGCGGGTGCCGATCCCGACCGGCTCCGCCACCGACCTGACCGTCGAGGTCGGCCGGGAGACCACGGTGGACGAGGTCAACGCCGCGCTGAAGGCCGCCGCCGAGGGCCCGCTCAAGGGCTTCCTCAGCTACAACGAGGACCCGATCGTCTCCGCCGACATCGTCACCGACCCGTCGTCGTGCATCTTCGACGCGCCGCTGACCAAGGTGATCGGCAACCAGGTCAAGGTCGTCGGCTGGTACGACAACGAGTGGGGCTACTCCAACCGCCTCGTCGACCTCGTCAAGCTGGTGGGTCAGTCGCTGTGACGATCCGCAACCTCGACGACCTGCTCGCCGAGGGGGTGTCGGGTCGGCGCGTGCTGGTGCGCGCCGACCTGAACGTCCCGCTCGACAAGCAGACCGGTGAGATCACCGACGACGGCCGGATCCGGGCCGTCCTGCCGACGCTGAGCGCGCTGGTGCAGGCCGGCGCCAAGGTGGTCGTCTGCTCCCACCTGGGTCGCCCCAAGGGCGCGCCGGACCCGCAGTTCAGCCTCCGGCCGGTCGCCGGCCGGCTGGGTGAGCTGCTCGGCGCGCCGGTGCACTTCGCGGAGGACACCGTCGGTGACTCCGCCCGCTCCACCGTGGCGGGCCTGGCCGACGGTCAGGTCGCGCTGCTGGAGAACCTGCGCTTCAACAAGGGCGAGACCAGCAAGGACGAGGCCGAGCGGGGCGCCTTCGCCGACCAGCTCGCCGCGTTCGGCGACGCGTACGTGGACGACGCCTTCGGCGCCGTGCACCGCAAGCACGCCAGCGTCTACGACGTGCCGGCCCGGCTGCCGCACGTGGCCGGCCGGCTCGTGCTGCGCGAGGTCGAGGTGCTCGGCAAGCTGACCGGCGAGCCGGAGCGCCCGTACGTGGTGGTGCTCGGCGGCTCCAAGGTCTCCGACAAGCTGGCGGTGATCGAGGCCCTGCTGCCGACGGTCGACCGACTGCTCATCGGCGGCGGGATGTGCTTCACCTTCCTCAAGGCGCAGGGCCACGAGGTGGGCTCCTCGCTGCTGGAGGAGGAGATGGTGGAGACCTGCCGCAACCTCCTGGAGCGGTCCGAGGGCAAGATCATGCTCCCGGTCGACGTGGTGGCCGCGGACGCCTTCGCCCCGGACGCCGCGCACGACACGGTGCCCGCCGACGGCATCCCGAGCCACCGGCTGGGGCTGGACATCGGCCCGGAGACGGTCGCCGGCTTCGCCGCCGCCATCAAGGACGCCGCCTGCGGAGAACCCGGAGGTGCGCGGACGATCTTCTGGAACGGCCCGATGGGTGTGTTCGAGATGCCGGCGTTCGCCAACGGCACCCGCGGGGTGGCCGAGGCGATCGCGAAGGCCGACGCGTTCAGCGTGGTCGGCGGCGGTGACTCCGCCGCGGCGGTCCGCGCCCTGGGCCTCGACGAGTCGTCGTTCGGGCACATCTCCACCGGTGGCGGCGCCTCCCTGGAATACCTGGAGGGCAAGACCCTCCCTGGCATCGCGGCGCTGGAGGACTGATGGCGGGCTTCACCCGCCGGCCGCTGATGGCCGGCAACTGGAAGATGAACCTGAACCACCTCGAGGCGAACCTGCTGCTGCAGAAGTTGGCGGCGAGCCTCACCGAGAAGCACCTCACCGACGTCGAGACGGTGGTCCTGCCGCCTTTCACCGACCTGCGTACCGTGCAGACCGCGGTGGACGGCGACAAGCTGCTGATCGGCTACGGCGGGCAGGACCTGTCGCCGTACCAGTCGGGGGCGTACACCGGGGACATCTCCGGTGCGATGCTGGCCAAGCTGGGCTGCACGTACGTGGTGGTCGGGCACTCCGAGCGGCGGCAGTACCACTACGAGGACGACGCGATCGTCAACGCCAAGGTGGCCGCCGCGCTGGCCAACGGGCTCACCCCGATCCTCTGCATCGGCGAGGGGCTGGAGATCCGGGAGCAGCTGCGGCACGTGCCGCACTGCTGCGACCAGCTCGACGGGGCCCTGAAGGGGCTCACCCCCGAGCAGGTCACCAAGGTCGTCGTGGCGTACGAGCCGGTCTGGGCGATCGGCACCGGCAAGACGGCCACTCCGGAGGACGCCCAGGAGGTGTGCGGGGAGGTCCGCAAGCGGCTGGTCGAGACCTACGGCCAGGGCACGGCGGACCAGGTCCGGATCCTCTACGGCGGTTCGGTCAAGTCCTCGAACGTCGCCTCGATCATGGCTCAGCCGGACGTGGACGGGGCGCTGGTCGGGGGTGCGAGCCTGGACGCCGAGGAGTTCGCGAAGATCTGCCGGTTCCCGGAGCACATCGCCCGCTGATCGCTCGCTATCCTTGACCCTGCCCGTCCGCAGGCCGGTGCCGCGTGCCCGACCAGCCCGGGCAGATGATCGCTACGAGAGGACTGACCGCAACCATGCCGATCGCGTTCGCATACACGTTGATCGTGTTGTTGATCATCACGAGCATCATGCTCACCCTGCTGATCCTGCTGCACCGAGGTAAGGGCGGCGGGATGTCGAGCATGTTCGGCGGTGGCGTCAGCTCCAGCCTCGCCGGGTCGTCGGTGGCCGAGAAGAACCTCGACCGCTACACCGTCCTGGTGGGGATCGTCTGGTTCGCCTGCATCGTGGGGATCGGCCTCTGGCTGCGCCTCCAGATGAGCAGCGGGTCCTGACCGGCGGCGTCAAGGTCGTATCTTCTGCGCGCGGTCCGTCACGACGGGCCGCGCGCAGTGCTTTGTCCGCCGGTGTCGCACGCGAAGGGGCCCCTGCCAGTGGCAGGGGCCCCTTCGTCGCAGGATCAGCGGAGGCTGCGCAGGCGGGCCGGCACGTCGGCCGCCGCCGCCCGGTCCAGCAGCCAGAGGGTACGGGCGACGCCGTGCGCCCCCGCCGCCGGCAGCTGCACCGGACCCGCCCCGGCCAGCGCCATCCCCACCGCCCGGGACTTGTCCGCCCCGCTGGCCACCAGCCAGACCTCCTCGGCGGTGTTGATCGCCGTCAGGGTGAGCGTGGTCCGCACCGGCGGCGGCTTCGGGCTGCCCCGCACCGCGCTGACCGGCCGGCTGTCGTGGTGCACGGGGTGCTCCGGGAAGACCGACGCCACGTGCCCGTCCTCGCCCACCCCCAGCATCAGCACGTCGAAGTGGGGGAGCGCGGCGTGCCCCGGGCGGGCCGCCGTGGCCAGCTCCTCGGCGTACCGGGCGGCGGCCCCCTCGGGGTCGTTGCCGGCCGGGCCGTCCGAGGCCGGCATCGGGTGGATCCGGGCCGGGTCCAGCGGCACCGCGTCCAGCAGCGCCGCCCGGGCCTGGGTCTCGTTGCGCTCCGGGTCGCCGGCCGGCAGGAAGCGCTCGTCGCCCCACCAGACGTCGACCCGGGACCAGTCGACGGCGTCGCGGGCCGGCAGCGCCGCCACCGCCCGGTACACCGCTGCGGCGATCCGCCCGCCGGTCAGCACCACCGAGGCCTGGCCCCGGTCCGCCTGCGCGTCGAGCAGCTTCACCACCAGCCGGGCCGCCACCGCCTGCGCCAGCAGATCGGCGTCGGCGTGGACGGCGACACTCGCCTCACTCATTCGTTGTGCCTTCGTGTTCCGACCGCAACGCGGTCACCTGTCGCTGTCCGGCCGCCGAGCGGCCCCGTACGCCGTCGACCGCGCTCACTCGTGCGCGGTCGCGCCGGCGTGCGCGCTGATCCCCGCCTCGGCTCGCTGGGCGGTCGCCGGGTCCTTCCACACGTGCCGCCGGTGGGCGGGGCGCTGGTCCAGCCCGGAGAGGCCGGCGGTGGCGCCCAGCGCCTCCGCGTAGACCTGGTCGGCGTCGAGCCGCCGCAGCTCCTCGGCCAGCTCGTCACCGAGCGGCCGACGCACCAGCGGCAGCGTCCGGTCGTCCTGGCCGGTACGCCGGAACCGCGCGATGCTGTCGTCCCGGCTCAGGGTCAACTCGTCGCCGTTGGCGCAGCGCAGCTGCACCTCGCGCATCCGCGGGTATTCGTCGGTGTGCTCCCAGACCGGGTCGATGCCGAGCCGGGCGGCCAGCCAGCCGCGCATCAGCGCCGCCGTCGGGTCGGTCCGCGGTGCCACCACGGTCGCCTCGGTGACCCGGGCCTGGGTGGTGTCGAACGCCCCGGCGACCAGGGTGCGCCACGGGGTGATCCGGGTCCACGCCAGGTCGGTGTCGCCGGGGGCGTAGTCCACCGCCCGCTGCTTCAGCGCCGCGATCGGGTCGGCCGCCTGCGCCGCGTCGGTGATCCGCCGGTCGGCCACCACGCCGAGGAAGTCGGTCGAGATCTCCACCGGGGGCTCGCCGTGCCACCAGGTCACCACCGGCACGTCCGGCACCAGCAGCGGCATCACCACCGACTCGGCGTGCAGGGCCAGCCGCCCGTACATCCGGGTGACCACGGCCTCGCACGGGCCGAGCCGGCCGCCGACGACGATCTCGGCGTCCAGCCGGTTACGGTCCCGCTCGACGTCGGAGCGGACCACCACGATGATCCGGCACGGGTGGGCGGCCGCCGCGATGGTCGCCGCCGCCTCCGCCTCCCGGACCTGCTTCTCGTCCGCCACCACGATCAGGGTGAGCGCCATGCCGCTGGCCACCCCGCCGGCGCTGCGCCGCTCGGCGGCGAGCGCCTTGACCACCTCGTTGCCGGTGGTGTCCCACAAGCCGATCAACGGATCCTCCAGCTCTGCTCGGTCATGCCCGCCGCCAGGCCCGGCCCTCGCGGGCCAGCATCTCGTCGGCCGCGCGCGGCCCCCACTCACCGGCCCGGTACGGCTCCGGCTTCGTGCCCGTCCAGGCGTGCTCCAGCGGGTCCACGACCTGCCAGCTCTGCTCCACCTCGGCGGCGTCCGGGAAGAGCGTCCGGTCGCCGATCAGCACGTCCAGCACCAGCCGCTCGTACGCCTCGGGGCTGGACTCGGTGAACGCCTCGCCGTACTGGAAGTCCATCGCGATGTCGCGGACCTCCATCGTCGTGCCGGGCACCTTGGAGCCGAACTTCAGCACCACGCCCTCGTCCGGCTGGACCCGGATGACGAGCTGGTTGGGGCCGAGCGACTCCATGTCCGCCGGGTTGAACGGCAGGTGCGGCGCCTTCTTGAACATGATGGCCACCTCGGTGACCCGGCGGGGCAGCCGCTTGCCGGCGCGGATGTAGAAGGGCACCCCCGCCCAGCGGCGGTTCTGGATGCCGAGCCGGACGGCGACGTACGTCTCGGTGGTCGAGTCGTCCGGCACGCCCTCCTCGTCCAGGTAGCCGACGGCGCGCTCCCCGCCGACCCAGCCGGGCAGGTACTGGCCGCGGACGGTGTCCCGGGCCACGTCCTTCGGCACCGTGATGGCCTTGAGCACCTTGAGCTTCTCGGCGCGGATCTCGTCGGCGTCGAAGCTGGTCGGCTCCTCCATCGCCACCAGGGCGAGGAGTTGCAGCAGGTGGTTCTGGAGCACGTCGCGGGCGGTGCCGACGGTGTCGTAGAAGCCGGCCCGGGTGCCGATGCCGACGTCCTCGGCCATGGTGATCTGCACCGAGTCGACGTACTTGGAGTTCCACAGCGGCTCGAAGAGGTTGTTGGCGAACCGCAGGGCCAGGATGTTCTGGACCGTCTCCTTGCCCAGGTAGTGGTCGATCCGGAAGACGTCCTGCCCGGTGAAGACGTCGTCGACCAGGTCGTTGAGCTCCTTCGCGGAGGGCAGGTCGTTGCCGAACGGCTTCTCCACCACGACCCGCCGCCAGCCGCCGGACTTGGCGTTGTCCGCCATGCCGGTGCGGGCGAGCTGCTTGAGCACCACCGGGAAGGCCGCCGGGGGGATGGAGAAGTAGAAGGCGGCGTTGCCGGGGATGCCGTGGCTGGTGCGCAGCTCGTCCAGCGTGGTGGCGAGCTGGTCGAAGGCCGCGTCGTCGTCGAACGAGCCGCCGACGAACTTGATGTTGCCGGCCAGCCGGGCCCAGACCTCGTCCCGCCAGGGGGTGCGGGCGTGCTTGCGGGCCGCCTCGCAGGCCAGGGTCTCGAAGTCACCGTCGCCCCAGTCCCGCCGGGCGAAGCCCAGGACCACGAAGCCGGGCGGCAGCAGTCCCCGGTTCGCCAGGTCGTAGACCGCCGGCAGCAACTTCTTCCGCGCCAGGTCACCGGTGACGCCGAAGATCACCAGAGCGCAGGGCTCCGGGATCCGGGGCAGCCGCCGGTCCTGGGGGTCGCGCAGCGGGTTCAACGTATCTCCTCGATTCGCGACTGCGGGGTTCGCGGCACCGGCTCGCTCGTCGCGCTCACCGGTGTCCCCTTGCCCCGCGGGGTTCGTCTCGTCCATCGTCACGTCAGTGCCGTCCGGCCGCAACGAGGAGCTGGGCGATGCCGGCCGCCCGGTCGGTCAGGTGCAGTCGCAGCACCGGTCGGTCCCGGTCGGCGAGGGCCTGCCGGTCGCCGGCGGCCTGCGCCGCCTGAAGCTCCCCGAAGGTGTACGGACGGCCGGGCACCGGCAGATCATCGGCGACCGCGCCGGTCAGCTGAAGATGGCTGCCGACGGCGGGACCGCCCTTGTGGTACTGGCCGGTGGAGTGCAGGTAGCGGGGGCCCCACCCGAAGGTCACCGGCCGGGCGGTGGCCGCGGCGAGCAGCGGGCGCAGGCCGGCCACGTCGGCGTCCGCGTACCGGTCGAGGTACGCCGACACCGCCAGGTAGCCGTCGTCGCCGAGCCCGTCGAGCAGCCACCGCAGCAGGCCGGCCAGGTCGCCGGGGGCGCCCGCCGGGGCGTACGCCTCGATCGCGCCCTCGGTGAACGACGGCGTCTCGGCCGGGGGACCGGCGGCCAGCAGGCGGGCGGTGTTGTCCTTGCTCTCCGCGACGTTCGGCTGGTCGAACGGGTCGACCCCGAGCACCGCGCAGGCGACGGCGGTGGCGTACTCCCAGGTCAGGAACTGGGCGCCGAGCGGCCCGTTGACCGCGACGTCCGCGCCGCCGCCCCCCGGCACGTCACCGGCCGGCAGCGCGCCGCCGTAGGCGACGGTGAGCACGCCGGGACCGGTCGCGCCGGGCGCCTGCGGGGACTCGACGACGACCGGCAGCAGGCCGAGGCCGGCCTTGCCGGTGGACTCGGCGAGCAGCTGTTCGACCCAGTCGCCCAGCCCGTCCAGGCCGGTGCCGTCGTCGACCAGCGCGACGGTGTCCCGGCCGGTGGTGGCCGCCGCGCCGAGCGCCGCGCCCAGGGCCAGTGCCGGGTTGTCCCGGTCCCGGCCCAACGATTCGCCCAGCGCCTCGGCGTCGTCGAGCAGCTCCATCACCGGCACCCCGGCCAGCGCCGCCGGGACCAGGCCGAACGCGGTCAGCGCCGAGTACCGGCCGCCCACCTCCGGATCGGCGGGGATGGTCACCACGCCCAGCTCGGCGGCGATCGCCGCCAACGGCGAGCCGGGGTCGGTGACCACCACGAC
This genomic interval from Micromonospora sp. CCTCC AA 2012012 contains the following:
- the recQ gene encoding DNA helicase RecQ, coding for MVSPTELVTATDPRAEDAAGVLRRVFGYDAFRGFQHEVVEHVVAGGDALVLMPTGGGKSLCYQIPALVRPGVAVVVSPLIALMQDQVDALTAVGVRAGFLNSTQDLAERRRVEAAYVAGELDLLYLAPEGLAVRSTLQLLERGRIALFAIDEAHCVSQWGHDFRPDYLNLSMLHERWPGVPRIALTATATSATRSEIATRLNLTDARHFVASFDRPNIQYRIVPKREPRKQLLSLLRDEHPGDAGIVYCLSRASVDKTAEFLVQNGIAALPYHAGLDAATRAANQQRFLREDGLVMVATIAFGMGIDKPDVRFVAHLDLPKSVEGYYQETGRAGRDGLPSTAWLAYGLQDVVQQRKMIETSEGDLAHRRNLAAHLDAMLALCETVRCRRVQLLEYFGETTTTACGNCDTCLSPPESWDGTVAAQKLLSTVFRLDRERNQRFGAGHCVDILLGKQTDKITQYGHDQLSTFGIGTDLREAEWRGVVRQLLAEGLLAVEGDYGTLALTEASAEVLGRRRTVTLRREPEKAPSSRSAKPRGAATVVAELDPAAGSLFERLRAWRAATAKEQGVPAYVIFHDATLRQIATDAPTSLAELSRISGVGENKLAKYGEQILAVLTTDA
- the rapZ gene encoding RNase adapter RapZ; this translates as MAGQPAEETSLVVVTGLSGGGRSTVARALENVGYYVVDNLPQALLLDMAELASKAGGAARRTAMVLDVRSRAFSTDLAGAIRELKERGFSPRVVFVDADDEVLIRRFESVRRSHPLQGEGRLADGIANERALLEEARDQADVIIDTSHLNVNQLRRRVEELFGGEDARQLRVTVLSFGFKYGLPPDADFVLDARFLPNPYWVPELREHTGREEAVSSYVLGQEGADAFVSAYADLVNATTAGFEREGKRYLTVAVGCTGGKHRSVAIAEELSGRLRQSGLSANAQHRDLGRE
- a CDS encoding gluconeogenesis factor YvcK family protein; the protein is MTRTKVVAFGGGHGLSASLRALRHCVPELDLDITAVVTVGDDGGSSGRLRAERGGLPPGDLRQALVALAGDHPATRRSADLFQHRYAAVGGPGAVAGDGLAGHAVGNLVLCGLMEQLGDPVAALDHAGAMLGAVGRVLPMSRQPVGIEARVRGAAPDRPDEIRTVRGQHQVAVTTGQVESLLLTPAAPAACAEAVAAIGAADWLIFGPGSWYTSVLPHLLVPGLAHAIVASPARRLVTLNLVAEKETRGLSLADHLATLRRYLPELKLDMVLADCTAVGDPEAVERAAESLGARLVLAPVAVLDGTPRHDPAALGAALVPVLGADR
- the whiA gene encoding DNA-binding protein WhiA, encoding MAMTAAVKDELSRVDVPKPCCRRAEMAALLRFAGGLHIVSGRVVVEAELDTGAVARRLRREIAEVYGYPSEIHVLASGGLRKGSHFIVRVVKDGEALARQTGLLDVRGRPVRGLPPHVVAANVCCAVSAWRGAFMAHGSLTEPGRSSALEITCPGPESALALVGAARRIGIVAKNREVRQVDRVVVKDGDAIAALLTRIGAHSSVLAWEERRVRREVRATANRLANFDDANLRRSARAAVAAAARVTRALEILAEDAPNHLTSAGRLRLEHRQASLEELGALADPPLTKDAIAGRIRRLLALADKRARDLGIPDTEAAVTPDMLVV
- the gap gene encoding type I glyceraldehyde-3-phosphate dehydrogenase — encoded protein: MTIRVGINGFGRIGRNFFRAVLASGADIEVVAVNDLTDNATLAHLLKYDSILGRLPHEVKATADEITVGGKTIKAYAEKDPAKLPWGEVGADVVIESTGFFTDATKAKAHVDGGAKKVIISAPAKNEDVTVVMGVNHDQYDPAKHTIISNASCTTNCLAPMAKVLHDTFGITKGLMTTIHAYTQDQNLQDAPHKDLRRARAAALNIVPTSTGAAKAIGLVLPELKGKLDGYALRVPIPTGSATDLTVEVGRETTVDEVNAALKAAAEGPLKGFLSYNEDPIVSADIVTDPSSCIFDAPLTKVIGNQVKVVGWYDNEWGYSNRLVDLVKLVGQSL
- a CDS encoding phosphoglycerate kinase; this translates as MTIRNLDDLLAEGVSGRRVLVRADLNVPLDKQTGEITDDGRIRAVLPTLSALVQAGAKVVVCSHLGRPKGAPDPQFSLRPVAGRLGELLGAPVHFAEDTVGDSARSTVAGLADGQVALLENLRFNKGETSKDEAERGAFADQLAAFGDAYVDDAFGAVHRKHASVYDVPARLPHVAGRLVLREVEVLGKLTGEPERPYVVVLGGSKVSDKLAVIEALLPTVDRLLIGGGMCFTFLKAQGHEVGSSLLEEEMVETCRNLLERSEGKIMLPVDVVAADAFAPDAAHDTVPADGIPSHRLGLDIGPETVAGFAAAIKDAACGEPGGARTIFWNGPMGVFEMPAFANGTRGVAEAIAKADAFSVVGGGDSAAAVRALGLDESSFGHISTGGGASLEYLEGKTLPGIAALED